The following proteins come from a genomic window of Candidatus Ancaeobacter aquaticus:
- a CDS encoding lysophospholipid acyltransferase family protein yields MLNKISNFIIDRTLPALGFIILSCVAKSIRLKPINDEFISDQVKKGKNVIFAFWHNRLIMMPHIYRTLINRNGKLAALISRSKDGQIVSGIIHRYGLATVRGSSSRGGKAAFKEMIRMLRSGYDAGYTPDGPKGPVYSVAQGIITLAQITGYPIVPISYEVTRRKVLRSWDRMVLPMPFTRGVVVYGKPVIVSRDDSERVKDEKAIELRNELLKIIDEGCASLGIEQEKY; encoded by the coding sequence ATGTTAAATAAAATCTCTAATTTTATTATTGATCGTACTCTTCCTGCACTTGGTTTTATAATTTTATCGTGTGTTGCAAAATCAATTCGCTTAAAACCGATTAATGACGAATTTATTTCAGATCAGGTTAAAAAGGGGAAGAATGTAATTTTTGCATTTTGGCATAATCGTCTTATCATGATGCCTCACATTTATCGGACATTGATAAATCGTAATGGCAAGCTTGCCGCCTTGATCAGCAGGAGTAAAGATGGGCAGATTGTCAGTGGTATAATCCATAGGTATGGACTTGCAACAGTCCGCGGATCAAGTTCCCGTGGTGGTAAAGCTGCGTTTAAAGAGATGATAAGAATGTTACGGTCTGGATACGATGCAGGATACACTCCCGATGGACCAAAAGGTCCAGTCTATAGCGTGGCACAAGGGATAATTACCCTTGCTCAAATTACCGGATATCCGATTGTTCCGATATCCTATGAGGTTACCAGGAGAAAGGTCTTGAGAAGCTGGGATCGCATGGTGCTTCCCATGCCCTTTACTCGTGGAGTGGTGGTATATGGCAAACCAGTAATAGTATCACGTGATGATTCTGAGCGGGTTAAAGATGAAAAGGCAATAGAATTAAGAAATGAACTTTTGAAAATAATCGATGAAGGCTGTGCCTCCCTGGGGATAGAACAAGAAAAATACTAA
- a CDS encoding ABC transporter ATP-binding protein, producing MTQKTTIKRLFGFIKPYLAIFIIAMVCLILFTIFSGFSIMTILPLVDGVLSGKKITFTTAVPFPGKEQFYEILNYLNGFDRIALLNIMMGFFFVVTCLKLVFDYIQQVLMEYIGQNATRDVRVLIYAKIQYLSMDYFSKERVGVLMARITNDVNILLELLSGRFASSLKDAMQILLYTTIIVVIDYKLALVALVILPVVAYPVLKVGKRLRKLSKQSQETIGDLNSILQETFSGIRVVQAFSMEEYEISRFRQIANHFAKIMIKAAKREAFLGPLTEIAGITLALFVVYYCSRRVLGGAMSLGQFILFLGALVSMVKPLKVIAKLNVTIQKGMAAGERVFEVLDAKSSVVEKENPIELETLKNEIAFKDISFSYKKGEAVLSDIDFSVKRGQIIAFVGSSGVGKTTLVNLLPRFYDVTKGAISIDGCDIRDLSIESLRKNIGIVTQETILFNDTIKNNIAYGHIETSFDKLVETTKIANAHNFIMNLPDQYDTVIGDRGARLSGGEKQRITIARAILKNPAILILDEATSALDTESERLVQEALDKLMEHRTVLVIAHRLSTIQHADTIIALDDGTIAEMGRHDELITHAGVYKKFYDLQFSNVNKDNVK from the coding sequence ATGACACAAAAAACAACTATTAAAAGATTATTTGGTTTTATTAAGCCGTATTTGGCGATATTTATTATAGCGATGGTGTGTCTCATTCTATTCACGATATTTAGCGGTTTTTCAATAATGACAATTTTGCCTTTGGTTGACGGTGTATTAAGTGGTAAAAAAATAACCTTCACGACAGCCGTGCCATTTCCTGGTAAGGAGCAATTTTATGAGATCCTCAATTATTTAAACGGTTTTGATAGAATAGCCCTCTTAAATATCATGATGGGTTTTTTCTTTGTTGTAACCTGTCTTAAGCTTGTCTTTGATTATATACAACAAGTGCTTATGGAATATATTGGGCAAAATGCAACCCGTGATGTTCGAGTACTCATTTATGCAAAAATACAATATCTTTCAATGGATTATTTCTCTAAGGAACGTGTTGGTGTTTTGATGGCGAGAATCACCAACGATGTAAATATTCTTCTAGAACTTCTTTCTGGAAGATTTGCTTCATCACTCAAAGATGCAATGCAGATACTCTTATATACAACGATTATTGTAGTAATTGATTATAAGCTTGCCTTGGTTGCGTTGGTGATCTTACCCGTTGTTGCATATCCGGTACTAAAGGTGGGTAAACGATTACGGAAACTCAGTAAACAGTCACAAGAAACAATAGGTGACTTGAATTCAATTTTACAGGAAACATTTTCTGGTATACGTGTTGTTCAGGCATTTTCAATGGAAGAATATGAAATATCACGGTTTAGGCAGATTGCAAACCATTTTGCTAAAATAATGATTAAAGCAGCTAAACGTGAAGCGTTTTTAGGGCCACTTACAGAAATAGCAGGTATCACTCTTGCACTTTTTGTTGTGTACTACTGTTCACGACGTGTTCTGGGCGGTGCTATGTCACTTGGACAATTTATTCTGTTTTTAGGGGCGCTTGTATCAATGGTAAAGCCATTAAAGGTGATCGCAAAACTTAATGTTACGATACAAAAGGGTATGGCAGCGGGTGAACGTGTGTTTGAAGTACTTGATGCAAAGTCATCAGTTGTTGAAAAAGAAAATCCGATAGAGCTTGAAACACTGAAAAATGAAATTGCATTTAAAGACATATCTTTTTCCTATAAAAAGGGCGAGGCTGTTTTATCGGATATTGATTTTTCGGTGAAGCGGGGGCAGATAATTGCTTTTGTCGGATCTAGCGGTGTGGGCAAAACGACGTTGGTGAACCTTCTTCCGCGTTTTTATGATGTAACGAAAGGTGCCATATCTATTGACGGGTGTGATATTAGAGATCTATCGATTGAATCATTGCGCAAAAATATCGGGATTGTAACTCAGGAAACAATACTCTTTAATGACACGATCAAAAATAATATTGCATACGGTCATATTGAGACAAGTTTCGATAAGCTTGTTGAAACGACAAAGATAGCTAATGCTCATAATTTTATCATGAACCTTCCTGACCAGTATGACACTGTAATCGGTGATCGTGGCGCTCGGCTCTCCGGTGGCGAAAAACAGCGCATAACTATAGCTAGAGCAATTCTAAAAAATCCGGCGATATTGATCCTTGATGAAGCAACGAGTGCGCTTGATACTGAATCTGAACGATTAGTACAGGAAGCACTTGATAAATTAATGGAACACAGAACGGTATTGGTAATTGCGCATCGGCTTTCGACAATACAACATGCTGATACTATTATTGCTTTGGATGACGGAACAATTGCTGAAATGGGCAGGCATGATGAACTGATAACCCATGCTGGGGTGTACAAAAAGTTTTACGACCTCCAGTTTTCAAATGTAAATAAAGACAATGTTAAATAA
- the lpxB gene encoding lipid-A-disaccharide synthase yields MKKILVIAGEQSGDMHGAHLVREICAKKNDVRVFAAGGEKLKAAGATLLYDLASKAVMGSVEVLKHYRELKRVFNSLLLFVDTEKPDVVILIDYPGFNLKFAEAVKKKGVKVIYYISPQIWAWAPGRITKIKRCVDHMIVILPFEKDLYEKAGVPVTYVGHPLIDSMKEGLEESFVKEHSIKSDDCIVGILPGSRETEIKKNLPIMLETAELLQKTNVNTRFFIAYDQKALGHIVPDIMCKHTVHVEIVDNVCNVMKVSKVCMVASGTATIQTAFYLTPMVIIYKVAVITWFLAKLLIKIPYIGLVNVIAQKKIIDEYIQFDAKPELISSKVKDIIDDCNKYAQIKEELGKVKEKLGRPGASARAADVVLTMLG; encoded by the coding sequence ATGAAAAAAATACTAGTTATAGCCGGTGAACAGTCCGGTGACATGCACGGGGCACATCTTGTTAGAGAAATATGTGCTAAGAAAAATGACGTGAGAGTATTTGCAGCCGGAGGCGAAAAACTTAAAGCTGCAGGTGCGACGCTTTTGTATGACCTTGCATCAAAGGCTGTTATGGGCTCGGTTGAGGTCCTTAAGCATTACCGTGAACTGAAACGAGTCTTTAATTCTCTCCTTTTGTTTGTTGATACTGAAAAACCTGATGTTGTTATACTTATCGATTATCCCGGATTTAATCTAAAGTTTGCTGAAGCGGTAAAGAAAAAAGGTGTAAAGGTAATTTACTATATCAGTCCGCAGATATGGGCCTGGGCTCCAGGAAGGATTACAAAAATAAAAAGATGTGTAGATCATATGATTGTGATACTTCCGTTTGAAAAGGATCTTTATGAAAAAGCAGGTGTGCCGGTAACCTATGTGGGACATCCATTAATTGATAGTATGAAAGAAGGTTTGGAAGAAAGTTTCGTAAAAGAACATAGTATTAAAAGTGATGATTGTATTGTAGGGATACTCCCGGGTAGTAGGGAAACTGAGATAAAAAAAAATCTTCCTATAATGTTGGAAACGGCTGAACTATTACAAAAAACGAATGTAAACACCAGGTTTTTTATAGCGTATGATCAGAAGGCTTTAGGGCATATTGTTCCAGATATTATGTGTAAGCACACTGTGCATGTAGAGATAGTAGACAATGTATGCAATGTTATGAAGGTGTCAAAGGTGTGCATGGTTGCTTCCGGGACAGCGACTATACAAACTGCTTTTTATCTTACACCTATGGTAATAATATATAAAGTTGCTGTTATAACGTGGTTTTTAGCAAAACTTTTGATTAAAATCCCATATATTGGGCTCGTAAATGTTATAGCGCAAAAAAAGATCATTGATGAATATATTCAATTTGATGCAAAACCAGAGTTGATTTCTTCTAAAGTAAAAGATATCATTGATGACTGCAACAAATATGCACAAATAAAAGAAGAGTTAGGAAAAGTAAAAGAAAAACTTGGGCGTCCCGGGGCAAGTGCACGTGCCGCGGATGTTGTTCTTACAATGTTAGGATAA
- a CDS encoding Gfo/Idh/MocA family oxidoreductase, translating into MEKLKAVVIGVGHLGRHHARVYTELQDVELVGVVDSDSGRGNKVAKKHNVQYYSSIEPILDTVDVANVVVPTPAHFEIAEKLLCSGVHVLIEKPITETLEQAEKLVKLQKEKDVVLQVGHIERFNPAIRAVKDIVFNPMFVEVHRLCPYNPRGTDVGVVLDLMIHDIDILLNLVPSPVKEIRAVGINVVSENDDIANARIEFENGCVANIAASKIGNKEMRKIRIFQNKAYISLDYQNQNGYIYTMNNAKVRRKKIPLKKDEPLKSEIQSFIESVKKNEVPLVTGEHGLHALEVAMEIIAQIREKKKLMKERGIV; encoded by the coding sequence ATGGAAAAATTAAAAGCTGTAGTAATAGGAGTGGGACATTTAGGCCGGCATCATGCGCGTGTATATACTGAACTTCAAGATGTGGAGCTAGTAGGTGTTGTGGATAGTGATAGTGGCCGTGGAAATAAGGTTGCTAAGAAACATAATGTGCAATATTATTCATCGATAGAGCCGATTTTAGATACTGTTGATGTTGCCAATGTAGTTGTGCCTACACCGGCACATTTTGAAATAGCTGAAAAGTTGTTGTGCTCGGGTGTGCACGTATTAATTGAAAAACCTATTACAGAAACATTAGAGCAGGCAGAGAAACTAGTAAAACTGCAAAAAGAAAAAGATGTTGTGTTGCAGGTTGGTCATATTGAACGGTTTAATCCTGCTATTCGCGCAGTGAAAGACATTGTGTTTAATCCGATGTTTGTAGAGGTGCATCGTTTGTGCCCCTATAATCCGCGAGGAACAGATGTTGGTGTAGTGCTTGATCTAATGATTCATGATATTGATATTCTTCTTAATCTTGTTCCTTCACCGGTAAAAGAAATAAGAGCAGTCGGAATAAATGTCGTAAGCGAGAATGATGATATTGCAAACGCACGTATTGAATTTGAGAATGGTTGTGTCGCAAATATTGCAGCAAGTAAGATTGGTAATAAAGAAATGAGAAAAATAAGAATTTTCCAAAACAAAGCATATATCTCACTTGATTATCAAAATCAGAATGGATATATATACACTATGAATAATGCAAAGGTGCGAAGAAAGAAAATCCCTCTCAAAAAAGATGAACCGCTTAAATCTGAAATACAGTCATTTATTGAAAGTGTGAAAAAAAATGAGGTTCCACTTGTGACAGGAGAACATGGTTTGCATGCGCTTGAAGTTGCAATGGAGATAATAGCACAAATACGTGAAAAGAAAAAATTAATGAAAGAACGTGGAATAGTTTAA
- the lpxI gene encoding UDP-2,3-diacylglucosamine diphosphatase LpxI (LpxI, functionally equivalent to LpxH, replaces it in LPS biosynthesis in a minority of bacteria.) — protein METLGLIAGWGQLPFMVIDGARARGVSKICAVGFHGHTDPEIEEKVDQFKWIGVGQLNTMIRFFKDASASRAVMAGKLKHTLIFSNIKFDLRMIGMVAKLKDRRADSILGAIADELEKDGITLLELPPWLGTGMPDKGVLTKTIPTKSQQEDIDFGYTIAKGISGLDIGQTVVVKDKAVLAVEAFEGTDETLVRGGHYGKKHSVAIKVAKPSQDMRFDVPVIGVETIEVLKKAKIDCCAIEAQKTILIDKEKIMQAADSAKIALVAI, from the coding sequence ATGGAAACACTAGGGTTAATAGCAGGATGGGGCCAATTGCCCTTCATGGTGATTGATGGGGCACGTGCCCGTGGTGTATCTAAAATCTGTGCAGTCGGGTTCCACGGTCATACCGATCCAGAAATTGAAGAAAAAGTTGACCAGTTTAAATGGATCGGTGTCGGGCAACTTAATACAATGATTCGGTTTTTTAAAGATGCTTCCGCGAGTCGCGCGGTAATGGCAGGAAAGCTTAAGCATACACTTATATTTAGTAATATCAAATTTGATTTACGTATGATAGGAATGGTTGCAAAGCTTAAAGATAGACGTGCTGACAGTATATTGGGCGCAATAGCAGATGAACTAGAAAAAGATGGTATCACCCTTTTGGAGCTTCCTCCTTGGCTGGGGACAGGTATGCCAGATAAAGGTGTTTTGACAAAAACAATCCCGACAAAATCCCAGCAAGAAGATATTGATTTTGGATACACAATTGCCAAGGGGATATCAGGGCTTGATATCGGGCAAACCGTTGTTGTTAAAGATAAGGCTGTTTTGGCTGTAGAAGCGTTTGAGGGAACGGACGAAACATTGGTTCGCGGTGGACATTATGGAAAGAAACATTCTGTTGCGATAAAAGTCGCAAAACCTTCTCAAGACATGCGTTTTGATGTTCCGGTTATCGGCGTTGAAACGATAGAAGTCCTCAAAAAAGCAAAGATTGATTGTTGTGCAATAGAAGCGCAAAAAACAATACTTATTGATAAGGAAAAGATAATGCAAGCAGCAGATAGTGCGAAGATAGCACTTGTTGCAATATAA
- the lpxA gene encoding acyl-ACP--UDP-N-acetylglucosamine O-acyltransferase gives MNINTLSVVHKNAKIGNNVTIGPFCTVGENVEIGDGTTLISHVVVDGYTTIGQNCTIFPGAAIGLITQDLKFKGEKTFVKIGSGTTIRENVTVNSATGEGTETVVGDNCHIMAYAHIAHNCIVGNNVIIANVGTLAGCVTIEDQAIIGGLVAIHQFCRIGKLSIVGGCSKVVQDIPPYMMADGHPAVVRGINSVGMKRKGHTLETQRTLKNVCKVFFRSDLNTKQALEKLSDLPQLPEVKEFIQFVNKSERGICRP, from the coding sequence ATGAATATTAATACATTATCTGTTGTGCATAAAAATGCGAAAATTGGAAACAATGTAACCATTGGACCTTTCTGTACTGTGGGAGAAAATGTTGAGATAGGAGACGGAACAACTCTTATATCACATGTTGTTGTCGATGGATACACAACGATTGGCCAGAACTGCACAATATTTCCTGGTGCGGCAATCGGCTTAATTACACAGGACTTGAAGTTTAAAGGTGAAAAAACATTTGTAAAGATTGGATCAGGAACAACGATACGTGAAAACGTTACCGTAAATAGCGCAACGGGTGAAGGAACGGAAACAGTTGTTGGTGATAATTGTCATATTATGGCATATGCGCATATTGCTCATAACTGTATTGTGGGCAATAATGTTATTATAGCCAATGTTGGTACACTTGCCGGATGTGTAACCATTGAAGATCAAGCTATTATTGGTGGGCTTGTTGCTATACATCAATTTTGTCGTATAGGAAAACTATCAATTGTTGGCGGATGTTCAAAAGTTGTACAAGATATTCCTCCCTATATGATGGCTGATGGACATCCTGCGGTAGTGCGTGGTATCAACTCTGTTGGCATGAAACGAAAAGGACATACATTAGAAACACAACGAACATTAAAGAATGTATGCAAAGTTTTTTTCCGTTCAGATCTCAATACGAAACAGGCATTAGAGAAGCTATCAGATCTTCCACAGTTACCCGAAGTAAAAGAATTTATTCAGTTTGTTAATAAATCTGAACGAGGCATTTGCAGGCCTTAA
- a CDS encoding bifunctional UDP-3-O-[3-hydroxymyristoyl] N-acetylglucosamine deacetylase/3-hydroxyacyl-ACP dehydratase, whose product MTTQKQKTIIREASYSGICLHTGAYTNITCKPAPVNTGVVFIRKDLDGSPQIKACVENVVDVRRGTTLGVGEAKVHTIEHLLAALSGFGIDNVFVEMNAPELPVGDGSSIPFVTMIKEAGIVDQDAPKDCLVVTEPISFVDGDNSIVALPADEFKVSCTISFNHKFLKSQYVAMPITSEIFDTEIAPARTFCFYHEVEELMDKGLIKGGSLDNAIVIGDDGVFSKENLRFDDEFARHKILDIIGDLYLLGKPIQAHIIAIKSGHALNVKFVERLVKKYGKKTSVLAPSVSGKKEIEVPLDINKIKKILPHRYPFLMVDRIIETDNEKKIIGYKNLTVNEEFFNGHFPGNPVMPGVLQLEAMAQTAGVLMLKLREDEKKNAYFMAIDNAKFRRTVIPGDQLRIEVSVLKMKSKIGKVHAQTFVDGELASEADLTFAFVDE is encoded by the coding sequence ATGACGACACAGAAACAGAAAACAATTATAAGGGAAGCAAGTTATTCGGGAATTTGTCTCCACACGGGTGCATACACCAATATAACGTGTAAACCTGCACCGGTAAATACGGGAGTTGTATTTATACGGAAAGATCTCGACGGGAGTCCTCAAATAAAAGCGTGCGTTGAGAACGTCGTTGATGTAAGGCGAGGGACAACACTTGGTGTCGGAGAAGCAAAGGTGCACACAATAGAGCATTTGCTTGCCGCTCTTTCCGGTTTTGGTATTGATAATGTATTCGTTGAGATGAATGCTCCGGAGTTACCTGTTGGAGATGGTAGTTCGATACCTTTTGTCACTATGATCAAAGAAGCGGGAATAGTTGATCAGGATGCCCCTAAAGATTGCCTTGTCGTTACTGAGCCAATAAGTTTTGTTGATGGTGATAACTCAATAGTTGCTCTTCCTGCTGATGAGTTCAAAGTATCGTGCACCATATCGTTTAACCATAAATTTCTCAAATCACAGTATGTAGCAATGCCTATTACTTCAGAGATATTTGATACAGAAATTGCGCCTGCCAGAACATTTTGTTTTTATCACGAAGTAGAAGAATTAATGGATAAAGGGCTCATAAAGGGTGGAAGCCTTGATAACGCGATTGTTATCGGAGATGACGGTGTTTTTAGTAAAGAGAATCTTAGGTTTGATGATGAATTTGCAAGGCACAAGATATTAGATATTATCGGGGACCTATACTTGCTTGGAAAACCAATACAAGCGCATATAATTGCGATAAAAAGCGGGCATGCCCTTAATGTGAAGTTTGTTGAAAGGCTTGTAAAGAAATATGGGAAAAAGACTTCGGTTTTAGCCCCGTCGGTGTCTGGAAAAAAAGAGATTGAGGTGCCGCTTGATATCAATAAGATAAAGAAGATATTGCCTCATCGATATCCGTTTCTTATGGTAGATAGAATCATTGAAACCGATAACGAAAAGAAAATTATAGGATATAAAAATTTAACGGTAAATGAAGAGTTCTTTAATGGTCATTTTCCGGGAAACCCGGTAATGCCTGGTGTACTGCAGTTAGAAGCAATGGCGCAAACAGCCGGTGTTTTGATGTTGAAATTACGCGAAGACGAGAAAAAAAATGCGTACTTTATGGCAATTGATAACGCAAAATTCAGAAGGACAGTTATTCCTGGAGATCAGTTGCGCATTGAAGTGAGTGTGTTAAAGATGAAAAGTAAAATCGGTAAAGTACATGCACAGACTTTTGTTGACGGAGAATTAGCATCTGAAGCTGATCTTACATTTGCATTTGTCGATGAGTAG
- the lpxD gene encoding UDP-3-O-(3-hydroxymyristoyl)glucosamine N-acyltransferase, translating to MQKKLSEIAALIGAELSGDGDISVTGVSGIKEAHVGDITFLANQKYMPLLETTEASAIIVGRDIPDIKLAHIRCDNPSLTFSKVIELMGPPKIVYTPGVHSTAVIGKNVTLGQDVCVQAHVVIEDGCTISDKTVIGAGTYIGHYSEIGPGCLIYPNVVVRERTILGERVVIHSGTVIGSDGFGFVMREGKHIKIPQIGTVMIEDDVEIGANVTIDRARFDKTIIKKGTKIDNLVQIAHNVVVGEHCILVAHSGIAGSTTLGNYVTMAAQAGAVGHLSIGDRAIIAAQAGVTKDIAAGAIVVGAPAVDHMKFKKNVAMTNRLGKLYDKVNQLDKKVKELQEKGSKET from the coding sequence ATGCAAAAAAAACTAAGTGAAATAGCAGCGCTTATCGGTGCTGAGTTAAGCGGTGACGGGGATATATCTGTAACGGGTGTATCTGGTATAAAAGAAGCACATGTCGGAGATATTACATTTCTTGCAAATCAGAAATATATGCCGCTTTTGGAAACAACTGAGGCATCTGCGATTATTGTGGGGCGTGATATTCCGGATATTAAGCTTGCTCATATCAGGTGCGATAACCCATCTCTGACATTTTCTAAAGTGATAGAGCTCATGGGGCCACCTAAAATAGTCTATACACCGGGAGTGCATTCTACAGCAGTTATTGGTAAGAATGTAACTCTCGGTCAAGATGTGTGCGTACAAGCGCATGTCGTGATTGAAGACGGATGCACTATTAGTGACAAAACCGTTATTGGCGCCGGAACTTATATAGGGCACTATTCAGAAATAGGTCCCGGATGCCTTATCTATCCAAATGTTGTTGTTCGGGAACGAACAATTCTTGGTGAGCGAGTGGTTATCCATAGCGGTACCGTTATTGGTAGTGATGGTTTTGGTTTTGTTATGAGAGAAGGTAAGCACATAAAGATTCCTCAGATTGGCACGGTGATGATTGAGGATGACGTTGAAATCGGAGCAAATGTAACTATTGATCGAGCTCGTTTTGATAAGACCATTATCAAAAAAGGAACAAAAATAGATAATCTTGTACAGATTGCACACAACGTGGTGGTTGGCGAACATTGTATATTAGTTGCGCATTCAGGTATTGCAGGAAGTACAACATTGGGTAATTATGTGACTATGGCGGCCCAAGCCGGCGCAGTTGGGCATCTTTCAATAGGTGACAGGGCGATAATTGCAGCACAAGCAGGCGTAACAAAAGACATTGCCGCTGGTGCAATTGTTGTTGGCGCTCCAGCAGTGGATCACATGAAGTTTAAAAAGAATGTTGCGATGACTAACAGGCTCGGTAAGTTATACGATAAAGTTAATCAACTCGATAAGAAAGTAAAAGAGCTTCAAGAAAAAGGAAGTAAAGAGACATGA
- a CDS encoding OmpH family outer membrane protein produces MFKVRNMIIAACVGVFLFGLCVSSSFAESKIGYVNMEKCFNEYGKTQTANAKLQEEQKKKRAEAEKMVASINKLKEESELLSDQARRNKEAIIKEKIKELRDFEKDTVGEIRDKLLTLRKDIIGEITKVIEEKGKKEGYDYIFISDVLVYKKDGADVTESILEILNKGSK; encoded by the coding sequence ATGTTTAAAGTAAGGAATATGATAATTGCCGCATGTGTGGGTGTTTTTCTTTTTGGTTTGTGCGTGAGCTCAAGTTTTGCTGAAAGCAAAATTGGTTATGTAAACATGGAAAAATGTTTCAATGAATACGGAAAAACGCAGACTGCTAACGCTAAATTACAGGAAGAGCAAAAGAAAAAAAGAGCTGAAGCAGAAAAGATGGTTGCATCAATCAATAAGCTTAAAGAGGAAAGTGAACTTCTAAGCGATCAGGCAAGAAGAAATAAAGAAGCGATTATCAAAGAAAAGATCAAAGAATTAAGAGATTTTGAAAAAGATACTGTTGGCGAAATCCGCGACAAGTTACTGACACTAAGAAAAGATATTATTGGCGAAATCACGAAAGTAATTGAGGAAAAAGGTAAAAAAGAAGGATATGATTATATTTTTATCAGTGATGTTCTTGTATACAAAAAAGACGGTGCTGACGTTACTGAGAGTATTTTAGAGATACTTAATAAGGGTAGTAAATAA